The genomic DNA ATAATTACCGCTGAATATGAAACAGATACAAGGGTTTACAGCGCAGTATGATCGAACCAGAATGATAGTAATATGTGCAGAGTATTGGAAGGCACAAGATGACATCATGGCGCTGTCtgataaaaacaagaataagaagaaaatgatACAGGATGGCAGCCAGCATACTGCAAAAGCGAACACGATGGCAACGGACATCTTCAGagcatttctctctctcttcaagCGCTGTTTTCTTGCGTTTACTGAAGGCTCACCTGGAATCTTCTGCGATTTAATTCTTACGGCAATGGAAAAGTAAAATATGGcaatcaaaaccaaagggaCATAGAGGAATACAATGATCGTTACCAGAGTGTAGTTTTTAATCGATGAGGACTCTCTAAATTTGTCGTTCAACTCCCGCTGACAAACCAGCCTTTCTGTATTGTCGACAACTTTCCACACAAGCAATTGTGGGCAACAGACTGCCATGGCGACGACCCAAATTACGAGAATGAAGAGCCTGCATCGCTTTGAACTGATCAGTGAGGGACGGAGAGGAAATACCACAGCTACAAATCGATCCACTGCTATCAGAACGAGGCTCTGAACGGACACAACAATGGAGACATCAGTAACGAAATACCTTAGTCTACACAACGCTTGGCCAAATGGACCGCTGAGCAGCCAGTGGCTGGCTGCGTTTAACCTTACAAAAAGTGCAGGAAAACAGATAATCGAGAACAACAGATCGGATATTGCCATGTTTACAATCAAAATGTTGATTGGTGTTCTCAGAGCTTTTTCCTTGTAGACAATAATTCCAATGAGGATATTTCCAGCCAGCGACACAACAAATAGCAGACAGTAGGCAAAGGTTTCACCAATTCTTGTCGCTGTGGGGTTGAAGCAGCTCGACATGGACTGTGTTCCATTCATCGTTGCTGTCACGTTTGCTGACATATTGCAGTGCCAGGAgatcagttttgttttcagccagCAGCTCTACGAAGGCCACTTATATTCTAccaaagcaggaaaaaaaacatagcttATGAATCATATCTATCTATATAAATAAAACATGCTTAATTATTAAACATGGCTAGAAATTTAGGCAAATCGGCAGTCTACACCCGAAACTTCCCCCAACAGATAACCAGAGTGGAGTTTAATAACTTTCGTTCGGAGTTATATTATCGAGATACTTTTCCAATTCAGAGTATGGTTGGAGAAAAAAGGACAATTTTCGAAAGTTCTAAGTTGTTcctattattaaaattattattgttactattgACAAAATGATGAGAAAAAGACTCCAGAAACATCCCAGCAACAGATGTTTACTGATAATGATCACGTATTGAAGCAAGCGAAATAATCTAATGACAATGTTCTACACCCACATTTTTATTAAGAATTCATTTTTATTAAggattcatttttaattattttgtcatcGAAAGTTTAATCCAGCCTGGAACTTACTCAGAAGGCTCGTTACTCAATTGACTGGTTGGAGGTTTTTCAAGTACATTTTACGGATTTTCACGAAGTTGTAATGAAAGGGAAGGGCTCAGGACAATTTTTATG from Pocillopora verrucosa isolate sample1 chromosome 10, ASM3666991v2, whole genome shotgun sequence includes the following:
- the LOC131790455 gene encoding QRFP-like peptide receptor encodes the protein MSANVTATMNGTQSMSSCFNPTATRIGETFAYCLLFVVSLAGNILIGIIVYKEKALRTPINILIVNMAISDLLFSIICFPALFVRLNAASHWLLSGPFGQALCRLRYFVTDVSIVVSVQSLVLIAVDRFVAVVFPLRPSLISSKRCRLFILVIWVVAMAVCCPQLLVWKVVDNTERLVCQRELNDKFRESSSIKNYTLVTIIVFLYVPLVLIAIFYFSIAVRIKSQKIPGEPSVNARKQRLKRERNALKMSVAIVFAFAVCWLPSCIIFFLFLFLSDSAMMSSCAFQYSAHITIILVRSYCAVNPCICFIFSGNYRQGLKNLLGCFSTNEAALT